ACCGCCAGCCTTGCATCCCGCGCGAGGCCGAAACTGCCATCGAGCAGGGGCAGCACGGGCGCCGTGTCCTTGCTGGTGTCGAGAATGTAGGCCTTCAGCCTGGCCTGGGTTTCCGCAAGGCTCATGTCGGACATGGTGCGGGCTCCGGCGTGCTTGCGTCCGGCCTGCGGGCGCATGAGGCCGCAATGCGGCGCACGTGCGAAAGTTCCGTCAGCAAGTCTGGCAGCGGCGGAATGTCGTCGTCGCGTTCGATCATGCTGCTGACCGCACCGAATCGTCGCCATGCGGCTGCATAGAGATCGAAAACGGGATCGATGATCGCCGCGTCATGGGTGTCGATGATGAACCCGTCGACGTTCGAATGTCCGGCAAGATGGATCTGCTGCACCCGGTGGGCGGGCACCCCGTTGATGAACTGCATGGGGTCGAAACCGTGATTCACGCTGCTGACGTAGATGTTGTTCACGTCGAGCAGGAGGTGGCAGTCTGCCTCGTTGGCGATGGCGGTGAGAAACGCCCATTCGCTCATCGATGAGTCTGCATAGCTGAGATAGCTGGAGACGTTCTCGATCACCATTCTGCGTTCGAGCATGTCCTGTACCTGGCGGATACGCGTGACGACGTGCCGGATCGCCTCTTCGGTGTAGGGGAGCGGGTAGAGGTCGTGCAGGTTCACACCGTGCGCGCCTGTCCAGCACAGATGATCCGAAATCCATGCCGGCTCGATGCGTCTGGCAAGCGCCTTCAGGTCGCTCAGATATTGCCGGTTCAAGGGCTCTGTCGAGCCAATCGACATCGATACGCCATGCATCACCAGCGGATAGTCACGACGGATCGCGTCGAGCATGGCAAGCGGCTTTCCGCCTTGCACCATGTAGTTCTCGGAGATGATCTCCAGCCAGTCGACGGCCTGCGGTGCGCTGAGGAATTCGGCGTAATGCACCGGGCGCAAGCCCAGCCCAAAACCCAGCGTGGGGACGCGCCGGTCTGTCTCAAGGGCAGGCAGCGACTGCGTGTTCATTTTCTGATCACCTGTGGGTTCGTGCATGGCGTCGGGTGTCAGGGGGCGTGTCATCCCCCTGGCACCCGGGCGGGCATTACTTGATGTCGCCAATCGTGCCCTTGGCGTCCAGGCACTCTGCGGCCTTCATGCCCTTGAACCCGTGCCCCTTGCACGAATTCATGCCCTTGCAATCGTGCTGGGCTGTCTTGCAGTCTGCCTGGCCCTTGCATGCGTTGATGCCGTAGCAATGCACAGTGTCGTTCGCTGCAATCGCTGCACCGCTTGAGCCTGCCGGTGCGTCGGCGGCAAATGCGACGGAGGATGCGGCAAAGGCTGCGGCCATGGCTGCCATGCGGGCGCCGTTGATCATGTTGGACATAGGTGTCTCCTCGGTATCGATTGGATTTGAATGGCCCCGGAACTCAGCGCTTCCTGGCTGAAATCGGCCGGGCACTGATTGGTCGACAGTCGGGGGCGAAACCTTACGGGCGATGCCGAAAAAAACCTCCGCCGCACGTTCTGGCTGTGGTCGTCAATGCGCCAATCGCGAGACATACATGAGCGGGAAGGGGGGACGGATGGCTGAGCGGGTTCGCAAGGAAACCGCCCATGCATCCGTCCGTGGCTGTTCCGCAAGCCTGGAACAGCCCAGGGAAAACCGTCAGCGCGCAGCCATGCCAGCGAATGGAAGCGTGTGCAGCCACGCCTGAATGTCCTGCAACTCGTCCATGGTTACGGTGTGATCGGCAGGGTAGTCGTGCCACGCGACTGCGAGACGGTGGCTGCGCAGCAGGTCGCAGGACTTGCGCCCGAAATCGCAGGGGATCACGTTGTCGTCGCGGCCATGGGCCATGAACACCGGTGTGCTCCGGCTGGCCTCCTCAAGTTCGTCGGCCAGCGTATCGGCCAAGGGGACGTAGGTGGACAAGGCCATGATGCCGGCGAGCGGTGACTTGCGGCGCAGACCGACATGCAGCGCAATGGCGCCGCCTTGCGAAAATCCGGCGAGCACAATGTTGCTGTCCGGGACACCACGGGCGTTCTCGCGCGCAATGAGCGCTTCGATCTGGGCCGCCGATTCGTGCACGCCCCTGGGGTCTTCGCGGCGCTGAGAAAAGTCCGCCGACACGATGTCATACCAGGCTCGCATCACGTACCCGCCATTGATCGTCACCGGTCGCGGTGGCGCGTGCGGAAACACGAAACGGATGGCGGGCAGGTCGTGGAGGTCGAGCGCGCCGACGACGGGTTCGAAGTCATGTCCATCGGCACCGAGTCCGTGGAGCCAGATGACCGTAGTGACCGGGTTCGGGCCGGTTTCGATTTCGACTGCAGGTAGCAGGGGTACTTGCCCCGAGGGGCTCGGTGGTACGGCGTTCATTGCCTTGCTCCAGTTGAGATTACGGTGTCAGGCCGTGTCGAGGAAGTGCCTATCTCGGGAAGCTCGAATTGCACTGTGCGATACAGCGCGAGTACGCCGCATCACAAGCCGCATCGCTGCGACCGGCGACACCACCCTGACAGGACAGCGAGGCGTCTGCACAGCGACGGGTACAGGTATTCCAGTCGTCCTGGCCCGGGCCGGGCACATGCAGGGAGGGCGACAGGTGGCGCGGGCAGGAGCGCAGGTCGATGCGGCGGATCGGGCCCGGCAGTCGGGACCACTCGTCGGCGCTGAAATCGAGCGCGTCCTGCAGCGGACCGAGGTCTTCAGGCTGGATCAGCCCCGAGCGCAGCAGCGTGCTTGCAGCCCAGCAGTCGGCCCTGCGTGCGCCAGCGGGCGTGCGTTGCGCGCTGGCGGGCAGGCCGAGGTTGAGGCGGGAGCATTCGTGGGCGAACAGAAACAGCTGGCCGCGTTCATCCAGGCGCGGAATGGCCGCATGGTTGTAGCGGATGACCGGTCGTCCGCCCTCGATCCGCGTGCTGACGGCTGACGGCAGGGTCGGATCGGGGACTGCGACGACCATGCGGCCCTTCGCATCCACACATCCGCCGTAGAGCGTCTGATCCTGCGCGTGGCTTGCGTTGCCCAGAAGAGCGCTACACCATAGCGCCATGATCAATAGCAGTCTGCCCATTGTTGTCGTATCCCTTGCGCATGTGGCCTGGAACAGGCTCGCATGTTCGAGGATACGCCAGCATCCGCCCGGAATGAAGCCGGTGAAGCGGGAAGGGCAGGGGGAGAATTCATCGATGAGTGATCTGCAGGGCGCGAAATGTGGCTTCGGCTGTACATCGCATGCGGGGACAAGGGGCGTGACGCGAGGCGCCGGCGGATGCGGCCGATGAACGGTATTCGTTATCGGAACATGGTTTCGGGCGATCTCTCCGCAGTCATGGCCGTGCAGACCGAAGCCTACGGAGACGGCTTCATCGAGGGTGTCGAGGTGATTGCAGCGCGTCTCGAAGCGGCACCCGAGACCGCCTGGGTGGCCGAGGATGGCTACGGTGTCTGTGCATATCTGGTGGGCTACCCTTCGATGGAGGGTCGGATGACTTCGCTGGGGGGCTTGTTCCGCGTAGCGCCCGTGGCGGACTGCCTTTATCTGCACGATCTGGCCGTCTCGCCGCGGGCCGCCGGGCGCCGCGTCGGTCCCTCGCTGGTGCGCAAGGCGCTCGGCTTTGCCCAGGATGCGAGACTGAAGTCATCCACGCTGGTTTCGGTGCAGGCGTCGAGGGCATTCTGGTTGCGTCAGGGGTTTTGCGTTGCCATGCCGGATGCAGAGGAGTCGGCAAAGCTGGACAGCTATCCCGGCGATGCAGTGTACATGGCGAGGCGACTCGGGCCATGATCGCAAGCGCGGGTGGGCCGGCGCCGCCCGAAGCGGATGCCCGCGCAGCCGCATGTGGGGACTGCAATCCGGATGCTGTGACACGTACTGTTTCTGTCCTGGGGGTGGATGAATGGAATCGCGTTTTCTCAACGATCTCTCGCCGGGCGACCGCTTTGTCTGTGGCGGCGTCACGCTTACCGAGGCCGAGATCATCGGTTTCGCCCTGCACTACGACCCGCAGCCATTTCACCTCGATGCCGGGGTCGCTGCAGATTCCATCTATGGCGGATTGATCGCAAGTGGTTTTCAGGTGGTGTCGCTGTGCTTTCGTATGTTCATACAGCAGGGGGTCCTCGCCGAATCGAGCATGGGTTCGCCCGGGATCGACGAACTGCGGTGGCTGGCACCGGTGCGGCCCGGCGACACGATTCGCACCGAGGTCGAAGTCGTCGAGTTGCGCCCCTCGCGTTCCAAGCCGGACCGGGGCATTGCGCGACTGGCGTACCGGGCGCTCAATCAGCGCGATGAAGTGGTCTCGAGCTTTTTCGTGAATCACCTGCTGCGGACCCGCAGCGAAGCGGAGTAGACCGTAAAACAGGGCGGGAGCCGGGCAGGCGATTGACCGGGGTCATTTTTGTTCGCGCCGGGGTGAGGTGTAATCGGGCATCAAGACACCACTCCCGCAGAGATCATCATGGCCCTGATTCCCCTCGAAGAGCCGACTACCCGGCGTATTCCCGCCGACACTTTCTCGCTTTTCGCACTCGCCTTTCGCCCCTTCTACCTGCTGGCGGCAACGCTGGCCGTGGTCGCGATTCCGCTGTGGGTGCTCGTTTTTCTGGGGGTGCTCTCGACGCCGATACCCGGTATCTGGTGGCATGCACACGAGATGATCTTCGGGTTCGCTGCAGCGGTGATCGTCGGCTTTCTGTTCACCGCCGGCCGCAACTGGACAGGCATCGACACCCCGGCAGGCGGTCAGCTTGCCGGCCTCGCCGGGCTGTGGCTTGCAGGCCGGTTGGCAATGGCCTTCGGCAGCGGCTGGTGGGTGGCCGTCGTTGATGTGGCTTTTCTGCCGGTCGCAGCGGCGCTGCTGCTGCGTGTGCTGATCAAGGCCAGAAGCTGGCGCAATTATTTTCCCGGCGTCCTGCCCCTGCTGCTCGGTGCGGCCAATCTGCTGTTTCACCTTACCGTGAATGGCGCGGTGGCCATCGAACCGCTGATGGGGATTCACATCGCGCTTGGGCTGGTGGTGGTGCTTGAGATCGTCATCGGCGGGCGTGTGATTCCGATGTTCACCTTCAACTCGATGCGTGGCATCCGTCAGTGGCGCAATGCGCGCTTTGATCTGGTTGCGGCGCTGGTTGCCGGGCTCGCGCTGATGTTGTGGGCAACGGGTGCGACTGGCTGGGCGGGCGGCATCTCCCTGATCGCGGCGCTGCTGCAACTGGTGCGCTGGGGCGGCTGGAATCCCTGGGCAACGCGCAATACGCCCTTGCTGTGGATCCTGCACGCTTCCTACCTGTGGATTCCGCTCGGTCTGGCGCTGCTTGCCGCTTCGCAGTGGGGGCTGGTGGCACGGTCAGCCGGGGTTCATGCACTGGCGATCGGTGCCACGGGCGGCCTGATCATCGGCATGATGACCCGCACGGCGCTTGGGCACACCGGGCGCATGCTGGTCGCCGGACGGCTGGAGGCGTTTGCCTATGGCCTGGTGCAAGTGGCCGCTGTCGCGCGGGTGCTGACCGTGGCCTTCATTCCGGCGGCTGCGATCGGTGGCATCCACCTCGCTGCCACGACCTGGGCGCTGGCGTTTGCGCTCTACCTGTGGCGCTACACGCCGTTTCTGCTCTACGCGCGGGTGGACGGTCGGGCCGGGTGAGCTTGGCGCAATCGCACTGCCCGCCCTGCATCGCGCCACACCGGGGGTCAGGGCGTGCCGCTGTCCAGCGATGTGAGGTGGCGCTTCAGGCGGTTCAACAATTCGAGGAGTTGCGTCTTTTCAGCGTGGTCGAGCCCGCTGAACAGCTCGACGACCCAGCCTTCGTGTGACTTCGCCATCTGGCGGAAAGCCTTCTTGCCGGCCGGGGTCAGATGGACGGAGTAAGCGCGGCGATCGCGCGGGTCGTCGCGGCGCTCGACGAGGCCTTCTTCGACCAGCTTGTCGGTCAGGCCGGTGACGTTGCCACCGGTCACCATCAGCCGGCGAGACAGTTCGCGCATCTTCAGACCATCCGGGTTACGGTCCAGCTGGGCCATCAGGTCG
This genomic interval from Parazoarcus communis contains the following:
- a CDS encoding NnrS family protein produces the protein MALIPLEEPTTRRIPADTFSLFALAFRPFYLLAATLAVVAIPLWVLVFLGVLSTPIPGIWWHAHEMIFGFAAAVIVGFLFTAGRNWTGIDTPAGGQLAGLAGLWLAGRLAMAFGSGWWVAVVDVAFLPVAAALLLRVLIKARSWRNYFPGVLPLLLGAANLLFHLTVNGAVAIEPLMGIHIALGLVVVLEIVIGGRVIPMFTFNSMRGIRQWRNARFDLVAALVAGLALMLWATGATGWAGGISLIAALLQLVRWGGWNPWATRNTPLLWILHASYLWIPLGLALLAASQWGLVARSAGVHALAIGATGGLIIGMMTRTALGHTGRMLVAGRLEAFAYGLVQVAAVARVLTVAFIPAAAIGGIHLAATTWALAFALYLWRYTPFLLYARVDGRAG
- a CDS encoding MaoC family dehydratase: MESRFLNDLSPGDRFVCGGVTLTEAEIIGFALHYDPQPFHLDAGVAADSIYGGLIASGFQVVSLCFRMFIQQGVLAESSMGSPGIDELRWLAPVRPGDTIRTEVEVVELRPSRSKPDRGIARLAYRALNQRDEVVSSFFVNHLLRTRSEAE
- a CDS encoding DUF692 domain-containing protein, whose protein sequence is MNTQSLPALETDRRVPTLGFGLGLRPVHYAEFLSAPQAVDWLEIISENYMVQGGKPLAMLDAIRRDYPLVMHGVSMSIGSTEPLNRQYLSDLKALARRIEPAWISDHLCWTGAHGVNLHDLYPLPYTEEAIRHVVTRIRQVQDMLERRMVIENVSSYLSYADSSMSEWAFLTAIANEADCHLLLDVNNIYVSSVNHGFDPMQFINGVPAHRVQQIHLAGHSNVDGFIIDTHDAAIIDPVFDLYAAAWRRFGAVSSMIERDDDIPPLPDLLTELSHVRRIAASCARRPDASTPEPAPCPT
- a CDS encoding alpha/beta hydrolase, with the translated sequence MNAVPPSPSGQVPLLPAVEIETGPNPVTTVIWLHGLGADGHDFEPVVGALDLHDLPAIRFVFPHAPPRPVTINGGYVMRAWYDIVSADFSQRREDPRGVHESAAQIEALIARENARGVPDSNIVLAGFSQGGAIALHVGLRRKSPLAGIMALSTYVPLADTLADELEEASRSTPVFMAHGRDDNVIPCDFGRKSCDLLRSHRLAVAWHDYPADHTVTMDELQDIQAWLHTLPFAGMAAR
- a CDS encoding MarR family winged helix-turn-helix transcriptional regulator, with the translated sequence MTLAQHDLSADQDPETIDHETRATDDDHEALRVWLRLLTCTNIVESRLRNQLRTGFESTLPRFDLMAQLDRNPDGLKMRELSRRLMVTGGNVTGLTDKLVEEGLVERRDDPRDRRAYSVHLTPAGKKAFRQMAKSHEGWVVELFSGLDHAEKTQLLELLNRLKRHLTSLDSGTP
- a CDS encoding GNAT family N-acetyltransferase; the encoded protein is MNGIRYRNMVSGDLSAVMAVQTEAYGDGFIEGVEVIAARLEAAPETAWVAEDGYGVCAYLVGYPSMEGRMTSLGGLFRVAPVADCLYLHDLAVSPRAAGRRVGPSLVRKALGFAQDARLKSSTLVSVQASRAFWLRQGFCVAMPDAEESAKLDSYPGDAVYMARRLGP